The Eggerthella guodeyinii sequence GATACGACCAACAAGCACGACTGGGGCCTCATCATCGCGGGCGTCCTGCTCGTCATCTGCAGCATGTTCTTTCTCTTCGCACCGGGCCTGGCGCTCGTCACCATCACGGTGATCGCCGGCGCGGCGTTCCTCGTGTCGGGCATCTTCGACATCATCAACTACTTCCGCTTCCGCAAGGCCATGAACCTGTCGGGCTGGGCCCTGGCCTACGCGGCCCTCGACATCGTGCTGGGCATCCTGTTCCTCGTGAACCCGCTCGTGTCGGCCGGCGCGCTGGCATGGTTCATCGGCGCGTTCTTCATCGTGTTCGGCGTGTTCGAGGCCGTCGGCGCGTTCAAGGTGCGCAACATGGGCGTGTCCATGTGGGGCTGGATGCTGTTCTCGGGCATCGTCGGCGCGCTGTGCGGCCTGACGTTCTTCATCGCTCCCGCCATGCTGGGCGTCTTCCTGTCCGTGTTCATCCTCATGCGCGGCGCGTCGCTCATCTTCTACGGCTGGAACACCGGCAAGGCGATGCTCGCCTAGCGCGAACGTGCGGAGCATGGAACGTTTGCTGAAACCCTGAGCCGAGCACGCAGCGACGTCCCGGCTCGTGGTAGAATTCCGAGGAAAACAGGCGAAGGCCCCGAATCGTTCGGGGCCTTCTTCCCGATAGTGCGAAACGGTGAAGAACATGGCAGACGAACAGCAATCCTTGCTCGACGAGCAGGCGCTCGCGAAAGCGACCAGCGATCCGGCCGCGCGCATCGACGCGCTCAGGCGCGAGATCGAGCACCACAGCTACCTGTACTACGCCAACGACGCGCCGTCCATCTCCGACGCCGCGTTCGACTCGCTCATGCGCGAGCTGCGCGAGCTGGAGGCGGCCCATCCCCAGCTCATCGACCCGTCCAGCCCCACGCAACGCGTCGGCGGCTACGTGGGCGAGCAGTTCGCCCCCGTGCGCCACGAGCGGCGGATGTACTCGCTCGACAACGCCATGGACCTCGAGGAGCTGGACGCGTGGATCGAGCGCGTGGCGGAGGCGTTCGGCCGCATGGTGCCCGTGGTGTGCGAGCTCAAGATCGACGGCTCGTCCATCGCGTTGACGTACGAGGGCGGGCGCCTCGTGCGCGCGGCGACGCGCGGCGACGGCACCACCGGCGAGGACGTCACCGCCAACATGCGCACGGTGAAGGACGTGCCGCTGCGCCTGCGCGAGACGGCCCTCGGCGAGCTGCGGGACGCGGAGGCGCCGGTTGAGCTGCGCGGCGAGGTGTACATGCCGAAGTCCAGCTTCGACGCGCTCAACGTTGCCGCCGAGGCCAATGGCAAGCAGGCGTTCGCGAACCCGCGCAATGCCGCGGCCGGCAGCCTGCGCCAGAAGGACCCCGCCATCACGGCGAACCGCGACCTGTCCACGTTCATCTACGCGGTGGCCGACGAGCGCGCCCTGGCGGTCGAGGGCCAGTGGGAGCTGCTGGCGTGGCTGCGCGAAGCGGGCTTCCACGTGAACCCCGACGTCGAGCTGTGCGAGACGCGCGAGGCGGTGCACGCGTTCTGCGAGCGCGCCATCGAGCGCCGCGAGGATCTGCCCTACGAGATCGACGGCGTGGTGGTGAAGGTGAACGCCTTCGTGCAGCAGGAGTCGATGGGCTACACGGCCCGCGCGCCGCGCTGGGCCATCGCGTTCAAGTTCCCGCCCGAGGAGAAGACGACGCTCCTGCGCGACATCACCGTGCAGGTGGGGCGCACCGGCAAGCTGACGCCCGTGGCCGAGCTCGAGCCCGTGGTGGTGGCCGGCTCCACCGTGGCCCGCGCGACGCTGCACAACGAGGACGAGGTGCAGCGCAAGGACGTGCGCGTGGGCGACACCGTCATCGTGCGCAAGGCCGGCGACGTCATCCCCGAGGTGCTGGGGCCCGTGCTGGCGCTGCGACCCGACGGTGCCGTGCCGTGGCAGATGCCGAGCACGTGCCCGTCGTGCGGCTCGCCCGTCATCCGCGAGGAGGGCGAGGTGGACTTCCGCTGCATCTCCATCGACTGCCCGGCGCAAGCGCTGGAGCGGCTGCTCCATTGGGCCAGCCGCGGCGCCATGGACATCGACGGCATGGGCGAGGAGATCGTGTCGCGCCTCGTGGAAAGCGGCCGTTTGACCGACGTGGCCGACTACTACACGCTGGACGAGGTGGAGCTGTCGCTGCTCGACATGGGCCGCGTGAACAAGGAG is a genomic window containing:
- the ligA gene encoding NAD-dependent DNA ligase LigA; its protein translation is MADEQQSLLDEQALAKATSDPAARIDALRREIEHHSYLYYANDAPSISDAAFDSLMRELRELEAAHPQLIDPSSPTQRVGGYVGEQFAPVRHERRMYSLDNAMDLEELDAWIERVAEAFGRMVPVVCELKIDGSSIALTYEGGRLVRAATRGDGTTGEDVTANMRTVKDVPLRLRETALGELRDAEAPVELRGEVYMPKSSFDALNVAAEANGKQAFANPRNAAAGSLRQKDPAITANRDLSTFIYAVADERALAVEGQWELLAWLREAGFHVNPDVELCETREAVHAFCERAIERREDLPYEIDGVVVKVNAFVQQESMGYTARAPRWAIAFKFPPEEKTTLLRDITVQVGRTGKLTPVAELEPVVVAGSTVARATLHNEDEVQRKDVRVGDTVIVRKAGDVIPEVLGPVLALRPDGAVPWQMPSTCPSCGSPVIREEGEVDFRCISIDCPAQALERLLHWASRGAMDIDGMGEEIVSRLVESGRLTDVADYYTLDEVELSLLDMGRVNKEGEPIRLGSTVAKKLVAAIDESRARPFARALFGLGIRHVGKTIAELLAAAYPSIEALMEASEEDLAAIDGVGPKIARSAYLFLRTPDNAAVIERLRKRGVALEDAAADAAEQLPQTLEGLTFVLTGSLVESGMTRDEAGAALKARGAKVSGSVSKKTSFVVAGEAAGSKYDKAVTLGVPVLDEAALLRILATGEAPEPEAAS
- a CDS encoding HdeD family acid-resistance protein gives rise to the protein MDTTNKHDWGLIIAGVLLVICSMFFLFAPGLALVTITVIAGAAFLVSGIFDIINYFRFRKAMNLSGWALAYAALDIVLGILFLVNPLVSAGALAWFIGAFFIVFGVFEAVGAFKVRNMGVSMWGWMLFSGIVGALCGLTFFIAPAMLGVFLSVFILMRGASLIFYGWNTGKAMLA